In Puntigrus tetrazona isolate hp1 unplaced genomic scaffold, ASM1883169v1 S000000234, whole genome shotgun sequence, a single window of DNA contains:
- the bmerb1 gene encoding bMERB domain-containing protein 1 isoform X2, producing MDVSMAESSMSADEMEAEMARIQRLREVLVRRESELRFMMDDIQLCKDIMKLKQELRKIVAVPDTEKTKKHRQREEKLIQEIHQLVQKRDFLVDDAEVERLREQEEDKEMAEFLRQKLSVINRAPKPRTAEPPANKPSISKSSAALIKDCCGATQCIIM from the exons ATGGACGTGTCCATGGCTGAAAGCTCTATGTCTGCAGACGAGATGGAGGCGGAAATGGCTCGGATTCAGCGCCTGCGGGAGGTTCTGGTGAGACGCGAGTCTGAGCTGCGCTTCAT gaTGGATGATATTCAGCTCTGCAAAGACATTATGAAGCTGAAGCAGGAACTGAGGAAGATAGTGGCAGTGccag acacagagaagaCTAAGAAACATCGTCAGAGAGAAGAGAAATTAATCCAGGAGATTCATCAGCTGGTGCAAAAGAGAGATTTCCTGGTGGATGATGCTGAGGTTGAGCGTCTGAG GGAGCAGGAGGAAGATAAAGAGATGGCAGAGTTCCTCAGACAGAAGCTCAGCGTCATAAACA GAGCTCCAAAGCCCAGAACTGCTGAACCTCCAGCCAACAAACCCTCCATCAGCAAGAGCAGCGCAGCCCTTATTAAAGACTGCTGCGGAGCCACTCAGTGCATCATCATGTGA